GgcggatcagcgtggcccacggtttttaccgtgccggagcctgtaggcagggcgaaggggggcttcggcctcggtacGCGCACTGAGCGGAACGATCGCCgatgtcttattgttgccaacaAGCACGAACtgcgctaggctcgagcggttacggcttggagggggtgttcaaaaacggtctggttgccggcacttttctcacccgacggcacgattagacggaGGATGATCCGGCTCAGGTGAAGTCTATTcggcattgcactgtctttcttGTCGGCCTCTACAAACAGTGGTCGGCCGTTCTCCAACTCAGAAGCCCTGGTTCTTGGCCTTGTGCCTACCAATGTGGTCaggtatcgtcgcgccgggggactcggtattAGGGACCGACTActcgtccaggcggataCTGATTGAGGGGGCTGATGAAGCAGCAACTCacccgaaactttttggaagggagtcatcgctttgcgaagacttccctgggctacgaagcgtccgaacctccacgcggtgtagcctggataacgctaatacggacgcaaccaaaaggtacgtacaacggCTATTTGGCAGAATAAtggcttctttttttaggttggaGCGAGCAACTTTGAGAAATCAACGCCACGAATGGACGAATATCGTCGTCCGAGTCAGAAGCAGCGTCAAACTTGAATTCTTGCGTAGTaagatttttttgtagcgtAGCGTGTGTacaaaaaatataaaaataaagtaAACGGAACCGCTCCGCGTAATTCGAGCGCGGCGTCAGCGCACGCTATAGCTGATCGAAACAAACGACGAAGTCGGCCGCCAGTCTATTGCGACGAGTTTCTGAGCTCGATTCATGCAGAAAATACAGCGAAGCATTGATCGGCGTCGTGAGAAGTCCGTTAGGGGGGTGTTTATCAGCTTCCGATCGACGAGTTCCGCATTTCTAGTGTCGAGGGACGGTGAAAAGTCGTCGCGATTGCGCGGACAAATCCAAAGAAATACATAGGACGTGCAGGAAATGTCacggacgaagaaagcgagtgCAGTGGCCCAATGGAAATTCAACTGCATGCGCTCGCCCCATGGCACGTCCTTTCTCTCCGATTTCCGCACCTGGTCATCGCCACGAACAAAGCAGCATCACTGAGAACCCACAAGGCTTCGGCTACGAGCGCGTCTGTGCGCGTTTCTCGGCACATACGGATTGTTCTCCACGTCATAACACCAGTAAGGCAAATTTTTCACGCACTGTCAATCCAGTTTGAATTGGACTTGGCTGTGACCTACACTTTGAGACTCTCCGCGACAGAGAAATGAAGCAAAAATGAACACGAAGTTGAGCTCTTATATAATGAAGAGGGACGCgtatttcatttatttttcaggAGCATTTTCTGTTGAGCGATCAATTTTATGCAACAAACAAGATAAGTCAGCACCTTAGGTAGCGTTCAGAATTAGGCAGGGAAAAGGGGAGGGGGTAAACAAACGTCACTGTAATATCTAATTGGatcgaaatttcatttcgGAAAATTTCAGCGGCTCCCTTTTCCAATCTTTCCACCATATGCCCGCATCAGCCGTCCCGTTATACTCCCCATTGAGCCCCGAGTCGTGGCAGTCCTTGAACCACCAGCCACCTCTATACACCACAGCGCAATTATCTCCATCCAAAGTATCGTGGTCCTGATCCTTAGTTGTGAATTTCATTGCGCTGTGCGTGGGCCCGAGCGAGTCCCCCGCGTCTCCGCTGTACCCGCTCACACTCAGAACGTACTTGGTACTCTCGTCCCCAATAGAAAAAGTCGCGTACTCAGCATAGCGTCGTTCCCCGTCCGCGTCTCCCAAATCGACTCGAAGTCGATTGCCGTTGTCGCTAAGACTAAGTAGCCAGTGCAATATATCGAGTCCCAGCCAGAATTCTCCTCTGGCGTTACCGAAACCGTTTTTGTAGTCGTTCCAGTCGCGGTAGAAATCGACAGATCcgtcttgtcgtcgttggaaAACAGTCCAGCCGCCCCCGTCCGTTTCCATGTCGCAATAGACTAGTgatgccgtcgtcgaattgaatcCTAGGATTTTGTAAACACCGCTTTGACTTTCATTGTTCTGTCTGCGGATGCAGGCACAGGAACAGTTTGCATACTGAGGAACCGGAGCCGGAGGTAGAATAGTTGGCTTGGGAACGAACTGATGATAGGTGCTAGATTGAGGAAATTTCATCGTTGCAGTAGCGACGGGAGTAGACGCGACCCATAAAGAACTCTTTGTAACCGCCCAATTTGCATCCTGAGGAACCGTAGTTGGCTTGGGAACAAACTGAAAATGGTAGCTAGATTGAGGAAATGTCATCGTTAGTTACTTACAGTAGAAACGGGAGTAGATGTAACTCGTAAAGAAGAACTCTTTGAAACCGTAGCAGGAACGACGGCATCTCTGGCTGTAGTGGACATGGCAAAGATGGCATCTGATACAAAGAATTCCATTTAAATCATTCCATGTACGTCTCTGCAGTTTCTCCTCACCTCTTAGTATTTTCAGTTCGCGACGTATTTCGTCTATTTCTTCTCGAGTTACCGCGCTTCCGCCGTTCTGGTGGGAAGATCATATTTTCCCCAGTAAAGTAAACAGTGATCGAGACGATAGTACCTCGCTCTTAGTGCAGTTCATTCCCATCTCTCCCTTTTCTCCCTGAACGATATGCATTACTTTCCGACGTATCGCATGTCACAGTGTCTAACTCACCTTTATTGCTGGTCCTGGAGACCCTTTCTCTCCCTTCTAGTTCGTCCTCTACTGTAGAGACCCTGTGGTATCTATGATTGTTTTACTTACCTCTCCCTTTACTGTGTTTTGGGGAAACTGTTCCATATACGCGTCCAGAGGCATGCAAATAGTTGAGCCGGATGACGAAATGATCGTCGCTTGGGAGCAAGAATTGGAGTTTGTTGCTCTGCCAACACAGCTAAGCAGGAGGACAGACGACACGAGATACAAAGAATAGGTCATCGCGGCTTCTATGAGCGGACAATGGGTTGGACCCCCTGTTTATAAGACACGGGCTGTCAATAATTTGTTCGCACGTGCCATTGAATATTCATTGACGGGGGGCCGGCGTAATGGGAAACAGTTtggcaagaagaagaagttcCGTTCTAACTAACGAGGGCCAAGTACACCAATACACGCGCTTGGGTGCAATATTGAATTTACGAGCCGAGCaaacaaaattcaaattgaacCCTCACACTAAAACAGCGCCCTGCTACACAAATTCCAGAGAAACTCATTGCAGTTTCTTTCCTTCTGACGGATTGTCCCTGTGGTGGAGGTAAACCATGCTGAAGACGAAAAGCCCAAACAGCATGGAAAACGCTCCAACATAATACGGGTAAGCCGAAAAGATGAAGCGTTCATATTGGGTGTGAGTCAGAGGACGAACAGAAAcctaagagagagagagactcaTATGATTCGGTCACGACAATGTTGGGATTCAGGACCTGAGTTGCCGAATGCAGGTTACTGTAGCCAATTCTCTTGTAGTCTACTTTGAACTGGAAGACGCCGTAGACATCTGGCAGTGTGAAACGCGCCCGAAATATCCCATCTAAGAAACAGAAGTCCCTCTAAGGTCAGCACGATTGAAGTGGCTACTGGTCTTACTCTTCGTGCTATTGAGTGTTAGACGAACAAAGGGATCGATGCGAACGAATTCCATCTGGACATCACTGGCACGAAACGGAACCCATTTCCCCTTCACAAGCTCCTCAATTTTTATGGAATACTCCTATAAGACGTACACGTAAATAGATGAAGTACAAAATCGGGTTTTTTTATACTGATTCTTACCACGTCTTGCGATACTGTGTACGCTTCAGGCGCATCTGGCTCTCCTTGAATGTGATGCTTCACTTCAAGATGACGCAAGACTCCCTTCTTTTTGAAAACCCACTGGGCCAAATTCTCGGCCAACTCCTGATTTCCAGAGACATCGAATCTAAGAGAAACGAAGTCAAACCACTTAGACAGCTAGCAATATACTGATATCACTTCTGAGAACCGTCCATCCCCTTTTGAAcaggcgaaagaaaaaatctatTGATATACTTTTAGCATCATTTGAACTCCGAAAGTGCATGAACAGTCTCACTCATTGCTGAAGAAGTCCAACGATCCCGAGAAGATAACGCGTGCGCTGTTTCGAGCCTGAAGACCGGCTATGAGAAGCGTTGACTTGCCAACAGCATTGGGGTACTAGAAGGACGCACCAATAAATAACTACACCTTTAAGATCTGAAAGCTCACATCCGTTATGGAAGAATCTGGTGTGTAAGAGTATGCCATTGACGAAGCGTGAAGAATTTCCAAGACGAGAGGATTCTCAggatctgacgtcattctaaATTAGTATTTTCTAAATAAAGTTATATGAAGG
This is a stretch of genomic DNA from Oscarella lobularis chromosome 16, ooOscLobu1.1, whole genome shotgun sequence. It encodes these proteins:
- the LOC136196816 gene encoding fibrinogen-like protein 1; translation: MTYSLYLVSSVLLLSCVGRATNSNSCSQATIISSSGSTICMPLDAYMEQFPQNTVKGEKGEKGSPGPAIKGEKGEMGMNCTKSENGGSAVTREEIDEIRRELKILRDAIFAMSTTARDAVVPATVSKSSSLRVTSTPVSTFVPKPTTVPQDANWAVTKSSLWVASTPVATATMKFPQSSTYHQFVPKPTILPPAPVPQYANCSCACIRRQNNESQSGVYKILGFNSTTASLVYCDMETDGGGWTVFQRRQDGSVDFYRDWNDYKNGFGNARGEFWLGLDILHWLLSLSDNGNRLRVDLGDADGERRYAEYATFSIGDESTKYVLSVSGYSGDAGDSLGPTHSAMKFTTKDQDHDTLDGDNCAVVYRGGWWFKDCHDSGLNGEYNGTADAGIWWKDWKREPLKFSEMKFRSN
- the LOC136196815 gene encoding dolichyl-diphosphooligosaccharide--protein glycosyltransferase 48 kDa subunit-like, which gives rise to MATVLHFVLAAFLLRAGLLVAADKALVLLDNFSTRETHSIFFSYLKGNGLHLTYKLADDPNLSLIKYGEFLYDHLIVFSPSVAEFGGDIDTNAITSFIDGGGNVLVATNSDIGDVLRDLSSECGVEFDEEKTAVIDHLNYDFADEGMHTRILAHPGDVIKAPIVVSQPPKAPILFKGVGMTSDPENPLVLEILHASSMAYSYTPDSSITDYPNAVGKSTLLIAGLQARNSARVIFSGSLDFFSNEFFLSPVQKGMDGSQKFDVSGNQELAENLAQWVFKKKGVLRHLEVKHHIQGEPDAPEAYTVSQDVEYSIKIEELVKGKWVPFRASDVQMEFVRIDPFVRLTLNSTKNGIFRARFTLPDVYGVFQFKVDYKRIGYSNLHSATQVSVRPLTHTQYERFIFSAYPYYVGAFSMLFGLFVFSMVYLHHRDNPSEGKKLQ